One Kitasatospora viridis genomic region harbors:
- a CDS encoding G1 family glutamic endopeptidase, giving the protein SKRESGLARSSAEVIAEAPWSGSVLPLDDFGTVTFDNNTVNGAGLSAANPTGIDMASDSGTPEATTSGLSGNDFSITWDSL; this is encoded by the coding sequence CCAGCAAGCGCGAGAGCGGCCTGGCCCGCTCCTCCGCCGAGGTCATCGCCGAGGCCCCCTGGTCCGGCAGCGTGCTGCCGCTGGACGACTTCGGCACGGTCACCTTCGACAACAACACCGTCAACGGCGCCGGCCTGTCCGCCGCCAACCCGACCGGCATCGACATGGCCTCCGACTCCGGCACCCCGGAGGCCACCACCTCCGGCCTGAGCGGCAACGACTTCTCGATCACCTGGGACAGCCTGTAG